Proteins encoded within one genomic window of Streptomyces sp. NBC_00523:
- the iolD gene encoding 3D-(3,5/4)-trihydroxycyclohexane-1,2-dione acylhydrolase (decyclizing), with translation MTAPPGTPSPAGEATRRLTTAQALIAFLARQYAERDGERHRLIAATWGIFGHGNVAGIGQALRETGPAMPYLQGRNEQAMVHAAVGHARQSGRLSAHAVTTSIGPGATNLVTGAALATVNHLPVLLLPGDTFATRPADPVLQQLEVAYAGDVSVNDCLRPVSRFFDRITRPEALIPAALHAMRVLTDPAETGAVTLALPQDVQAEAHDWPAEFFAERVWHVRRPAPDPYELGAAARAVRAARRPLVVVGGGVHHSAAEDALAAFAEATGIPVASTQAGKGSLRHDHPADVGGIGHTGTATADDLARTADLVIGIGTRYTDFTTASATLFQHPGARFLNVNVTGFDAHKLAALPLVADARTALDALTEALAGHRADPAYVTEYTGAKARWERRVDAAYATPDPRARPTQTQVLGLLDELVTDEDILINAAGSLPGDLHKLWRTRSPRQYHVEYGYSCMGYEIPAAIGVCLAAPDRPVWALVGDGTYLMNPTEIVTAVQENLPVKLVVLQNHGYASIGGLSGATGGERFGTDYRHRSADGDFTGPPLPVDLAANAASLGMRVLRAGTVAELRTALAEARAADRPVCVHVETETPGAGQGPPEAQAWWDVPVAGTATRPAAVEARKEYERHSAGRRRHL, from the coding sequence ATGACCGCACCGCCCGGCACGCCCTCCCCGGCCGGGGAGGCCACCCGCCGCCTCACCACCGCCCAGGCGCTGATCGCCTTCCTCGCCCGCCAGTACGCCGAGCGCGACGGCGAACGCCACCGGCTGATCGCCGCCACCTGGGGCATCTTCGGCCACGGCAACGTCGCCGGAATCGGCCAGGCGCTCCGGGAGACCGGCCCCGCGATGCCCTACCTCCAGGGCCGCAACGAACAGGCCATGGTGCACGCGGCCGTGGGCCACGCCCGCCAGTCCGGCCGGCTGTCCGCCCATGCCGTCACCACGTCCATCGGTCCCGGCGCCACCAACCTCGTCACCGGCGCCGCCCTCGCCACCGTCAACCACCTCCCCGTCCTGCTGCTGCCCGGCGACACCTTCGCGACCCGCCCCGCCGACCCCGTACTCCAGCAGCTGGAGGTGGCGTACGCGGGCGACGTCTCCGTCAACGACTGCCTGCGCCCGGTCTCCCGCTTCTTCGACCGGATCACCCGCCCCGAGGCCCTGATCCCGGCCGCGCTGCACGCCATGCGGGTCCTGACCGACCCGGCGGAGACCGGCGCGGTCACCCTCGCGCTGCCGCAGGACGTCCAGGCCGAGGCGCACGACTGGCCGGCGGAGTTCTTCGCTGAGCGCGTCTGGCACGTACGCCGTCCCGCCCCCGACCCGTACGAACTCGGCGCGGCCGCACGGGCGGTGCGCGCCGCCCGCCGCCCCCTGGTCGTCGTCGGCGGCGGCGTCCACCACAGCGCCGCCGAGGACGCCCTCGCCGCGTTCGCCGAGGCCACCGGCATCCCCGTCGCGTCCACTCAGGCGGGCAAGGGCTCGCTGCGCCACGACCACCCCGCCGACGTCGGCGGCATCGGCCACACCGGCACCGCCACCGCCGACGACCTCGCCCGCACCGCCGACCTCGTCATCGGAATCGGCACCCGGTACACCGACTTCACCACCGCGTCCGCGACCCTCTTCCAGCACCCCGGGGCCCGCTTCCTCAACGTCAACGTGACCGGCTTCGACGCCCACAAGCTCGCCGCGCTCCCGCTCGTCGCCGACGCCCGCACCGCCCTCGACGCGCTCACCGAGGCCCTGGCCGGACACCGCGCGGACCCCGCGTACGTCACCGAGTACACCGGGGCCAAGGCCCGCTGGGAGCGGCGCGTCGATGCCGCGTACGCCACGCCCGATCCGCGCGCCCGCCCCACCCAGACCCAGGTCCTCGGCCTCCTGGACGAGCTCGTCACCGACGAGGACATCCTCATCAACGCGGCCGGTTCGCTCCCCGGCGACCTGCACAAGCTCTGGCGGACCCGCTCCCCGCGCCAGTACCACGTGGAGTACGGCTACTCCTGCATGGGCTACGAGATCCCGGCCGCGATCGGCGTGTGCCTGGCCGCCCCGGACCGCCCCGTCTGGGCGCTCGTCGGCGACGGCACGTACCTCATGAACCCCACCGAGATCGTCACCGCCGTCCAGGAGAACCTGCCGGTCAAGCTGGTCGTCCTGCAGAACCACGGCTACGCCTCGATCGGCGGCCTGTCCGGGGCGACCGGCGGCGAGCGCTTCGGCACGGACTACCGCCACCGGTCGGCGGACGGGGACTTCACCGGCCCCCCGCTCCCGGTGGACCTCGCCGCCAACGCGGCCTCGCTCGGCATGCGGGTGCTCCGCGCCGGGACGGTGGCCGAGCTGCGGACGGCCCTCGCCGAGGCCCGGGCGGCGGACCGGCCCGTCTGCGTCCACGTGGAGACCGAAACACCCGGCGCCGGACAGGGGCCTCCGGAGGCACAGGCGTGGTGGGATGTTCCCGTGGCCGGGACGGCCACCCGCCCCGCGGCGGTCGAAGCACGGAAAGAGTACGAACGACACAGCGCCGGCCGACGCCGTCACCTCTGA
- a CDS encoding MMPL family transporter has protein sequence MPEVNGPQRLGGWTRFVTARPRLSLLAALVITALAVLAGSGVADRMGSGGWQAPDAESTYATKALEREFPASQPNLLLLVDSGGASVDDPAVAAEAARLAERLAGEADVVGVRSYWQDKAPALRAEDGKEALIAARIEGDDKASGEVLDRIAPHYRGEHGPVRVSLGGPVAVQHEMQTLIEEDLLRAEMIALPVTLVLLVMVFGSAIAALLPLGVGIVAILGTNAVLRGITEFTDVSVFAQNLTTALGLGLAIDYALFIVRRFREELAAGAPTRTAIGTTLRTAGRTVLFSALTVAVSLAAMLVFPQYFLRSFAYAGIAVVLLAAAAALILLPAALMLLGPRVNSLDLRKLLRRGRAKPQAEAGAGWARFTALVMRRAPVFAVVTSVGLILLGLPFLGVRFGTADDRQLPASSEPHVVQQHLRDGFPGSPGGSLDILAEGGATPAQYAEYRGRLAALPGVLRVDGPVTEGRNAYFSVLGKGEPVGEETQRLVKDLRAESAPFDTSVTGTAAVLVDSKAAIGDRLPWAVGIIAVVTLLLVFLLTGSVLIPVQAVVLNALSLTAMFGAVVWVFQDGHLSGLLAFTSTGDIETTLPVLMFCVAFGLSMDYGVFLLSRIKEEYDRTGDHERAVSFGLRRTGGLITAAAVILAVVMVAIGTSRVTNTKMLGLGIALAVLVDAMVVRSLLVPTVMKLMGRASWWAPAPLRRFHQRFGLSEGEPGRPEAPESIPEQDAEPERVPSGA, from the coding sequence ATGCCTGAAGTCAACGGCCCGCAGCGACTGGGGGGCTGGACGCGCTTCGTCACCGCGCGTCCCCGGCTCTCGCTGCTGGCGGCTCTGGTGATCACCGCGCTCGCGGTCCTCGCGGGCAGCGGGGTCGCCGACCGGATGGGCAGCGGCGGCTGGCAGGCCCCGGACGCCGAGTCGACCTACGCCACGAAGGCCCTGGAGCGCGAGTTCCCCGCCTCCCAGCCGAATCTGCTGCTGCTGGTCGACAGCGGCGGCGCCTCCGTGGACGACCCGGCCGTGGCCGCCGAGGCGGCGCGCCTGGCCGAGCGGCTGGCGGGTGAGGCGGATGTCGTGGGCGTCCGCTCCTACTGGCAGGACAAGGCGCCCGCGCTGCGCGCCGAGGACGGCAAGGAGGCGCTGATCGCCGCCCGGATCGAGGGCGACGACAAGGCGTCGGGCGAGGTGCTGGACCGGATAGCCCCGCACTACCGGGGCGAGCACGGGCCGGTGCGCGTCTCGCTCGGCGGGCCCGTGGCCGTCCAGCACGAGATGCAGACGCTCATCGAGGAGGACCTGCTGCGGGCCGAGATGATCGCCCTGCCGGTGACGCTGGTGCTGCTCGTCATGGTCTTCGGCAGCGCGATCGCCGCCCTGCTGCCCCTGGGTGTGGGCATCGTCGCCATCCTGGGGACCAACGCGGTGCTGCGCGGCATCACCGAGTTCACCGACGTCTCCGTCTTCGCCCAGAACCTCACCACGGCACTCGGACTCGGACTCGCCATCGACTACGCCCTGTTCATCGTGCGCCGCTTCCGCGAGGAGCTGGCGGCCGGCGCACCGACCCGGACGGCCATCGGGACGACGCTGCGCACGGCGGGCCGGACCGTGCTGTTCTCCGCGCTGACCGTCGCGGTGTCGCTCGCCGCGATGCTGGTCTTCCCGCAGTACTTCCTGCGCTCCTTCGCGTACGCCGGGATCGCCGTGGTGCTCCTCGCCGCCGCGGCCGCGCTGATCCTCCTGCCGGCCGCGCTGATGCTCCTCGGCCCCCGGGTCAACTCGCTGGACCTCCGGAAGCTGCTGCGGCGGGGCCGCGCGAAGCCGCAGGCGGAGGCCGGTGCGGGGTGGGCCCGGTTCACGGCCCTGGTGATGCGCAGGGCCCCGGTCTTCGCGGTGGTCACGAGCGTCGGGCTCATCCTCCTCGGACTGCCCTTCCTGGGTGTCAGGTTCGGTACGGCGGACGACCGGCAGCTGCCCGCCTCCTCCGAGCCCCATGTGGTGCAGCAGCATCTGCGGGACGGCTTCCCCGGCAGCCCCGGCGGGAGCCTGGACATCCTGGCGGAGGGCGGGGCGACACCCGCCCAGTACGCCGAGTACCGCGGCAGACTCGCCGCGCTGCCTGGGGTGCTCCGGGTGGACGGGCCGGTCACGGAGGGGCGGAACGCCTACTTCAGCGTGCTGGGCAAGGGCGAGCCGGTGGGCGAGGAGACCCAGCGCCTGGTGAAGGATCTGCGCGCCGAGTCCGCCCCCTTCGACACCTCGGTGACGGGCACGGCGGCGGTCCTGGTGGACTCCAAGGCCGCCATCGGTGACCGGTTGCCGTGGGCGGTGGGCATCATCGCGGTGGTGACGCTGCTGCTGGTGTTCCTGCTGACCGGGAGCGTCCTGATCCCCGTCCAGGCCGTCGTGCTCAACGCCCTGAGCCTCACCGCGATGTTCGGGGCCGTCGTCTGGGTCTTCCAGGACGGCCATCTGTCCGGGCTGCTCGCCTTCACCAGTACCGGCGACATAGAGACGACACTGCCGGTGCTCATGTTCTGCGTCGCCTTCGGACTCTCCATGGATTACGGGGTGTTCCTGCTCTCCCGGATCAAGGAGGAGTACGACCGCACCGGTGACCACGAGCGGGCGGTCTCCTTCGGACTGCGGCGCACCGGCGGGCTGATCACCGCGGCGGCCGTGATCCTGGCGGTCGTGATGGTCGCCATCGGCACCTCGCGGGTGACCAACACCAAGATGCTCGGCCTCGGCATCGCGCTCGCCGTGCTCGTGGACGCGATGGTGGTCCGCAGCCTGCTCGTCCCGACGGTCATGAAGCTGATGGGCCGGGCGAGCTGGTGGGCGCCCGCACCGCTGCGGAGGTTCCACCAGCGGTTCGGCCTGAGCGAGGGCGAGCCGGGTCGGCCGGAGGCCCCGGAGTCCATACCGGAGCAGGACGCCGAACCGGAGCGGGTGCCCAGCGGGGCGTGA
- a CDS encoding CoA-acylating methylmalonate-semialdehyde dehydrogenase — protein sequence MKTVNHWIGGKTVEGTSGNYGEVTDPATGAVTTRVAFASPDEVDTAVAAAKDAYRTWRDSSLSARTAVLFRYHALLDAHRDEIAALITAEHGKVHSDALGEVARGLEIVELACGITTQLKGELSTQVSNRVDVSSIRQPLGVVAGITPFNFPAMVPMWMFPLAIACGNTFVLKPSEKDPSAASLLAELAAEAGLPDGVLNVLHGDRVAVDALLNHPDVAAVSFVGSTPIARHIHATASANGKRVQALGGAKNHMLVLPDADLDAAADAAVSAAYGSAGERCMAISAVVAVGAIGDELVARIKERATRITIGPGTDPASEMGPLITAAHRDKVASYVTGAAAQGAEVVLDGTGFTVDGFEEGHWIGLSLLDHVSTDSDAYKDEIFGPVLCVLRVETYEEGVALMNASPYGNGTAIFTRDGGAARRFQLEIEAGMVGVNVPIPVPVGYHSFGGWKDSLFGDHHIYGNDGVHFYTRGKVTTTRWPDPADAPAGVDLGFPRNH from the coding sequence ATGAAGACCGTGAACCACTGGATCGGTGGCAAGACCGTCGAGGGCACCTCGGGCAACTACGGCGAGGTCACCGACCCCGCCACCGGCGCCGTCACCACCCGGGTCGCGTTCGCCTCGCCCGACGAGGTGGACACGGCGGTGGCGGCCGCGAAGGACGCGTACCGGACGTGGCGCGACTCCTCGCTGTCCGCCCGTACGGCGGTCCTGTTCCGCTACCACGCCCTGCTGGACGCCCACCGGGACGAGATCGCCGCGCTGATCACCGCCGAGCACGGCAAGGTGCACTCCGACGCGCTGGGCGAGGTGGCGCGCGGCCTGGAGATCGTGGAGCTGGCCTGCGGGATCACCACGCAGCTCAAGGGCGAGCTGTCCACCCAGGTCTCGAACCGGGTCGACGTCTCCTCGATCCGCCAGCCGCTGGGCGTCGTCGCGGGCATCACCCCGTTCAACTTCCCTGCCATGGTGCCGATGTGGATGTTCCCGCTGGCCATCGCCTGCGGCAACACCTTCGTGCTGAAGCCCAGCGAGAAGGACCCGTCCGCCGCCAGCCTCCTGGCCGAGCTGGCCGCGGAGGCCGGGCTGCCGGACGGCGTGCTCAACGTGCTGCACGGGGACCGGGTCGCCGTGGACGCGCTGCTCAACCACCCGGACGTCGCCGCCGTCTCCTTCGTCGGCTCGACGCCCATCGCCCGCCATATCCACGCCACCGCCTCGGCCAACGGCAAGCGCGTGCAGGCCCTGGGCGGCGCGAAGAACCACATGCTGGTGCTGCCCGACGCGGATCTGGACGCCGCCGCCGACGCCGCGGTCTCCGCCGCGTACGGCTCGGCGGGGGAGCGCTGCATGGCGATCTCCGCCGTCGTCGCCGTGGGCGCGATCGGCGACGAGCTGGTGGCCCGGATCAAGGAGCGGGCCACCCGGATCACGATCGGCCCCGGCACGGACCCCGCGTCCGAGATGGGCCCGCTGATCACCGCCGCCCACCGCGACAAGGTCGCCTCCTACGTCACCGGCGCCGCCGCCCAGGGCGCCGAAGTGGTCCTCGACGGCACCGGATTCACCGTCGACGGCTTCGAGGAGGGCCACTGGATCGGCCTCTCGCTGCTCGACCACGTCTCGACCGACTCCGACGCGTACAAGGACGAGATCTTCGGCCCGGTGCTGTGCGTGCTGCGCGTGGAGACGTACGAGGAGGGCGTCGCCCTCATGAACGCCTCGCCGTACGGCAACGGCACCGCGATCTTCACCCGCGACGGCGGCGCGGCCCGCCGCTTCCAGCTGGAGATCGAGGCCGGCATGGTCGGCGTCAACGTGCCGATCCCGGTCCCCGTCGGCTACCACTCCTTCGGCGGCTGGAAGGACTCCCTCTTCGGCGACCACCACATCTACGGCAACGACGGCGTCCACTTCTACACGCGCGGCAAGGTCACCACGACCCGCTGGCCCGACCCGGCGGACGCCCCGGCGGGCGTGGACCTGGGCTTCCCCAGGAACCACTGA
- a CDS encoding GNAT family N-acetyltransferase, which yields MTTSLRLAEVTAGNVDAAIGLRVRADQEHLVAPVVKSLAEAYGHGEVAWPRLVFDGERLVGFLMAFLDIDFAGDGTGRDIRSGLWRLNIAAGEQGRGYGRFAVGCVADEIRRRGGTRMYVTWHPGDDGPEGFYLGLGFRPTGETSGDQTVGVLELG from the coding sequence ATGACTACTTCACTGAGGCTGGCCGAGGTCACCGCCGGGAATGTCGATGCGGCGATCGGGCTGCGGGTGCGGGCCGATCAGGAGCATCTGGTGGCGCCGGTGGTGAAGTCGCTGGCCGAGGCGTACGGGCACGGGGAGGTCGCCTGGCCGCGGCTCGTGTTCGACGGGGAACGGCTCGTCGGGTTCCTCATGGCCTTCCTGGACATCGACTTCGCGGGCGACGGCACCGGGCGGGACATCCGCTCCGGGCTGTGGCGCCTCAACATCGCGGCGGGCGAACAGGGGCGCGGTTACGGGCGGTTCGCGGTCGGGTGCGTGGCCGACGAGATCCGGCGGCGCGGCGGCACACGGATGTACGTCACCTGGCATCCGGGCGACGACGGCCCCGAGGGGTTCTACCTGGGGCTCGGGTTCCGGCCCACGGGCGAGACGAGCGGGGACCAGACGGTCGGGGTGCTGGAGCTGGGCTGA
- a CDS encoding sugar phosphate isomerase/epimerase family protein — protein sequence MTSSPSSASPCIRIGSAPDSWGVWFPDDPRQVPWRRFLDEVSAAGYEWIELGPYGYLPTDPARLAEETGSRGLSVSAGTVFTGLHHGPDVWDRTWEHVAGIAALTRAMGAGHLVVIPSFWRDDKTGEVLEDRVLTAEQWRHLTTQTERLAREVRDRYGLRVVVHPHADTHIDTEENVARFLDATDPDLVSLCLDTGHYAYCGGDSVELIETYGERIGYLHLKQVDPAVLAEVVADEVPFGPAVARGVMCEPPGGVPALEPVLAAARRLDVDLFAIVEQDMYPCPPDRPFPIARRTRDYLRSCGRPPGTA from the coding sequence ATGACGTCCTCCCCGTCCTCGGCATCGCCCTGCATCCGCATCGGCTCCGCGCCCGACTCCTGGGGGGTGTGGTTCCCCGACGATCCCCGGCAGGTGCCGTGGCGGCGCTTCCTGGACGAGGTCTCCGCCGCGGGCTACGAGTGGATCGAGCTGGGTCCGTACGGCTACCTCCCGACCGATCCGGCCCGCCTCGCGGAGGAGACGGGCAGCCGGGGGCTCTCCGTCTCGGCGGGCACCGTCTTCACCGGATTGCACCACGGGCCGGACGTCTGGGACCGGACCTGGGAGCATGTCGCCGGCATCGCGGCACTCACCCGGGCGATGGGCGCCGGGCACCTCGTGGTCATCCCCTCCTTCTGGCGCGACGACAAGACGGGCGAGGTGCTGGAGGACCGGGTCCTCACGGCCGAGCAGTGGCGCCACCTGACCACGCAGACCGAACGGCTGGCGCGCGAGGTCCGGGACCGGTACGGGCTGCGCGTCGTCGTCCACCCCCACGCGGACACCCACATCGACACCGAGGAGAACGTCGCCCGGTTCCTCGACGCCACCGACCCGGACCTGGTGTCGCTCTGCCTGGACACCGGGCACTACGCGTACTGCGGGGGCGACAGCGTCGAGCTGATCGAGACGTACGGGGAGCGCATCGGCTACCTCCACCTCAAGCAGGTGGACCCGGCGGTCCTCGCCGAGGTGGTGGCGGACGAGGTGCCCTTCGGTCCCGCCGTGGCGCGCGGCGTGATGTGCGAACCGCCGGGCGGGGTCCCGGCCCTGGAGCCCGTGCTGGCCGCCGCCCGCCGACTGGACGTCGACCTGTTCGCCATCGTCGAGCAGGACATGTACCCCTGCCCGCCGGACCGGCCGTTCCCGATCGCCCGCCGCACCCGCGACTACCTCCGCTCCTGCGGGCGGCCGCCCGGGACGGCCTGA
- the iolB gene encoding 5-deoxy-glucuronate isomerase, translating into MSMRGEPAYHLPAGSTAHGPYALDIGPEQAGWDRSGLRVLELEPGGVHTLVTGESEWIVLPLTGSCTVHISDEIFELLGRRSVFSGVSDFAYVPRDAHAQIASGAGGRFALAGAKCERRLPARYGPAPEVRVELRGAGTCSRQVHNFAAADAFDCDRLIAVEVLTPGGNWSSYPPHKHDEHHPGEESVLEEIYYFEVEDGGLGYHRVSPSHPGGTDVLAEVRSGDAVLIPDGWHGPSIAQPGRTLYYLNVMAGPGEKREWLIRDHPDHQWVRDTWPSQPVDPRLPLPGPEDHA; encoded by the coding sequence ATGAGCATGCGAGGCGAACCGGCGTACCACCTGCCCGCGGGCTCCACCGCGCACGGCCCCTACGCCCTGGACATCGGCCCCGAACAGGCCGGCTGGGACCGGTCCGGCCTCCGCGTACTGGAGCTGGAACCGGGAGGAGTTCACACACTTGTCACCGGAGAGAGCGAGTGGATCGTACTGCCGTTGACCGGCAGCTGTACGGTGCACATCTCAGATGAGATCTTTGAACTGCTGGGCCGGAGGAGCGTGTTCAGCGGCGTTTCCGACTTCGCCTATGTACCGCGCGACGCCCACGCACAGATCGCCTCCGGCGCAGGCGGCCGCTTCGCCCTGGCAGGAGCGAAGTGCGAGCGACGACTCCCCGCTCGCTACGGCCCCGCGCCGGAGGTACGCGTGGAACTGCGCGGCGCCGGCACCTGCTCCCGCCAGGTCCACAACTTCGCCGCCGCCGACGCCTTCGACTGCGACCGCCTCATCGCCGTGGAAGTCCTCACGCCCGGCGGCAACTGGTCCTCCTATCCGCCGCACAAACACGACGAGCACCACCCCGGCGAGGAATCCGTCCTGGAGGAGATCTACTACTTCGAGGTCGAGGACGGCGGCCTCGGCTACCACCGTGTCTCCCCGTCCCACCCCGGCGGTACGGACGTGCTGGCCGAGGTCCGCAGCGGCGACGCGGTCCTCATCCCGGACGGCTGGCACGGCCCGTCCATCGCCCAGCCCGGCCGCACCCTGTACTACCTCAACGTCATGGCGGGCCCCGGCGAGAAGCGGGAGTGGCTGATCCGCGACCACCCCGACCACCAGTGGGTGCGCGACACCTGGCCGTCCCAGCCGGTCGACCCCCGGCTGCCGCTCCCCGGACCGGAGGACCACGCATGA
- a CDS encoding heavy-metal-associated domain-containing protein — translation MTAETQLPQATGSCCSPSGSCHDSAGADAGQSGVTTVYQVTGMTCGHCEGAVTEEVSAIEGVTSVKAVASTGQVTVVSEGPLDDEAVRAAVDEAGYELTGRA, via the coding sequence ATGACCGCCGAGACCCAGCTCCCCCAGGCGACCGGCTCCTGCTGCTCGCCCAGCGGTTCCTGCCACGACAGCGCGGGCGCCGACGCCGGGCAGTCCGGCGTGACCACCGTCTACCAGGTGACCGGCATGACCTGCGGCCACTGCGAGGGCGCCGTCACCGAGGAGGTCTCCGCCATCGAGGGTGTCACCTCCGTGAAGGCCGTGGCCTCCACCGGGCAGGTGACGGTGGTCTCGGAGGGCCCCCTGGACGACGAGGCCGTGCGCGCCGCCGTGGACGAGGCGGGCTACGAGCTCACCGGGCGCGCCTGA
- a CDS encoding TetR/AcrR family transcriptional regulator, with the protein MSQSRAAGSEDAGAAEGAGTTGRADAPARPRRRQARGEARIAQLLKAAADVFCTTGYTAASTNAIAREAGVSPGTLYQFFPNKEAIAVELGDQLLARWRETYGAAFLADHLELPLDRMLDATLDPLIEFNCANPAFTVLMHGPEIPGMPSKDHDAVHITMLSRVETILAGYLPDRPPAEVTRIATMIFNIFKSGLDVIMAHEGDEREAYIREVKTVLHRYLEPMIPDDTTAGPRSRHTP; encoded by the coding sequence GTGTCGCAGTCCAGAGCGGCGGGCTCCGAAGACGCCGGGGCCGCCGAAGGCGCCGGGACCACCGGCAGGGCCGACGCCCCCGCCCGGCCGCGCAGGCGGCAGGCCCGGGGCGAGGCCCGTATCGCGCAGCTGCTCAAGGCCGCCGCCGACGTGTTCTGCACGACCGGCTACACCGCGGCGAGCACCAACGCCATCGCGCGCGAGGCCGGGGTCTCCCCCGGCACGCTCTACCAGTTCTTCCCCAACAAGGAGGCCATCGCGGTCGAACTCGGCGACCAGCTCCTGGCCCGCTGGCGGGAGACCTACGGGGCCGCCTTCCTCGCCGACCACCTGGAACTCCCGCTGGACCGGATGCTCGACGCCACCCTCGACCCGCTGATCGAGTTCAACTGCGCGAACCCGGCCTTCACGGTCCTGATGCACGGCCCCGAGATCCCGGGCATGCCCTCCAAGGACCACGACGCGGTACACATCACGATGCTCAGCCGCGTCGAAACGATCCTCGCCGGATACCTGCCGGACCGACCGCCCGCCGAGGTCACCCGGATCGCCACGATGATCTTCAACATCTTCAAGTCCGGGCTGGACGTGATCATGGCGCACGAGGGCGACGAACGGGAGGCGTACATCCGGGAGGTGAAGACGGTCCTCCACCGGTACCTCGAACCCATGATCCCCGACGACACGACGGCCGGGCCTCGCTCGCGTCATACCCCCTAG
- a CDS encoding peptidoglycan-binding domain-containing protein, translating into MSRTPLSPRRSAGASALTTGLLAAAALAAALAVAPGAAADAENVPPAGSSPVCAFYDGDGMTVVGDQGDRAFQVQCMLANRRYLPWDAVDGTFGLRTLDAVRRFQADHPPLLSTGLVDTDTWAALWRGDAPADAGA; encoded by the coding sequence ATGTCCCGCACCCCCCTGTCCCCGCGCCGGTCCGCCGGCGCCTCCGCCCTGACCACCGGGCTCCTGGCCGCCGCCGCGCTGGCCGCCGCCCTGGCCGTGGCCCCGGGGGCCGCCGCCGACGCCGAGAACGTGCCCCCGGCCGGGTCCAGCCCCGTGTGCGCCTTCTACGACGGGGACGGCATGACCGTCGTCGGCGACCAGGGCGACCGCGCCTTCCAGGTGCAGTGCATGCTGGCCAACCGGCGCTACCTGCCGTGGGACGCGGTGGACGGGACGTTCGGCCTGCGCACCCTGGACGCCGTCCGGCGCTTCCAGGCCGACCACCCGCCCCTGCTCAGCACCGGCCTGGTCGACACGGACACCTGGGCCGCGCTGTGGCGGGGGGACGCTCCGGCCGACGCGGGGGCGTGA
- the iolC gene encoding 5-dehydro-2-deoxygluconokinase: protein MPEQPYDVITMGRIGVDLYPLRTGVPLARVDTFGKFLGGSPSNVAVAAARLGRRTAVVTRTGEDPFGDYLREQLREFGVDARWVTPVAAYPTPVTFCEVFPPDDFPLYFYRQPKAPDLEIHASELDLEAVRAARVFWMTGTGLCAEPSRTATLAALRARDRSGVTVFDLDWRPMFWPPGEANEACAPARYREALAYATVAVGNLDECEIATGEREPHAAARALIEAGAELAVVKQGPAGVLAVHRDGTVAAVPPLPVDVVNGLGAGDAFGGALCHGLLSGWDIARTMRYANAAGAIVAARLACSSAMPFPHEVEAALAEGAVTAHGEGA, encoded by the coding sequence ATGCCTGAGCAGCCGTACGACGTGATCACGATGGGGCGGATCGGGGTGGACCTCTACCCCCTGCGGACGGGTGTGCCGCTGGCCCGGGTCGACACCTTCGGGAAGTTCCTCGGCGGCTCCCCGTCCAATGTGGCGGTCGCCGCCGCCCGCCTCGGCCGGCGCACCGCCGTGGTGACCCGCACCGGCGAGGACCCCTTCGGAGACTATCTGCGGGAGCAGTTGAGGGAGTTCGGGGTCGACGCCCGGTGGGTGACGCCCGTCGCCGCCTACCCGACCCCGGTCACCTTCTGCGAGGTCTTCCCGCCCGACGACTTCCCGCTGTACTTCTACCGGCAGCCCAAGGCCCCCGACCTGGAGATCCACGCCTCGGAGCTGGACCTCGAAGCGGTGCGGGCCGCCCGGGTGTTCTGGATGACCGGCACCGGCCTGTGCGCCGAGCCGAGCCGTACGGCGACCCTCGCCGCGCTGCGCGCCCGCGACCGCTCCGGCGTCACTGTCTTCGACCTCGACTGGCGCCCGATGTTCTGGCCGCCGGGCGAGGCGAACGAAGCCTGTGCGCCCGCCCGGTACCGCGAGGCCCTGGCGTACGCGACGGTCGCCGTCGGCAATCTGGACGAGTGCGAGATCGCCACCGGCGAGCGCGAACCGCACGCGGCCGCCCGCGCCCTCATCGAGGCCGGTGCCGAGCTGGCCGTCGTCAAGCAGGGCCCCGCGGGCGTCCTCGCCGTCCACCGGGACGGGACCGTCGCCGCCGTGCCGCCGCTCCCCGTCGACGTGGTCAACGGCCTCGGCGCGGGCGACGCGTTCGGCGGCGCGCTCTGCCACGGGTTGCTGAGCGGCTGGGACATCGCGCGCACCATGCGGTACGCCAACGCGGCGGGCGCCATCGTCGCCGCCCGGCTCGCCTGCTCCTCCGCGATGCCGTTCCCGCACGAGGTCGAGGCCGCCCTCGCCGAAGGCGCGGTCACCGCACACGGAGAAGGGGCATGA